A single region of the Fusobacterium varium genome encodes:
- a CDS encoding N-acetylmuramoyl-L-alanine amidase encodes MKKRGFVLFFLSLIFFSCSRVNYKIDDEKYRAVGKDSRIKYIILHYTATNNEVGIRALTGPNVSAHYLVTSIDKEPTYALVDHNERAWHAGISEFGGRNNINDTSIGIEIVNIGIRSVPGQPKTKGFFRPYNEYVPFTEGQIKKVAALVKKLSIQYNINPRFILGHSDVAPTRKIDPGPKFPWKRLYKEYGIGAWYNESDKVKFMNAELFKVTPIPEIKAELRRYGYKINNTDEWDEESKRVVYNFKAHFNPDNLNDTMDLETFAIIKALNKKYR; translated from the coding sequence ATGAAAAAAAGAGGTTTTGTTTTATTTTTTTTATCATTAATATTTTTTTCTTGTAGCCGAGTAAACTACAAAATTGATGATGAAAAATATAGAGCTGTTGGAAAAGATTCAAGAATTAAATATATTATTTTACACTATACAGCTACTAATAACGAAGTTGGAATTAGAGCTTTAACAGGTCCTAATGTTAGTGCTCATTACTTAGTAACTTCTATAGATAAAGAACCTACATATGCCTTAGTTGATCATAATGAAAGAGCTTGGCATGCTGGTATAAGCGAGTTTGGTGGAAGGAATAATATAAATGATACTTCTATTGGAATAGAAATTGTAAATATCGGAATAAGAAGTGTACCAGGGCAGCCTAAGACTAAAGGTTTTTTTAGACCTTACAATGAATATGTTCCTTTTACTGAAGGACAAATAAAAAAAGTTGCAGCATTGGTAAAAAAACTTTCTATTCAATACAATATCAACCCAAGATTTATTTTAGGTCATTCAGATGTAGCACCTACTAGAAAAATTGATCCAGGTCCAAAGTTCCCTTGGAAAAGATTATACAAAGAGTATGGCATAGGTGCTTGGTATAATGAAAGTGACAAGGTTAAATTTATGAATGCTGAACTATTTAAAGTTACTCCTATCCCAGAAATAAAAGCTGAACTTAGAAGATATGGATACAAAATCAATAATACAGATGAATGGGATGAAGAAAGTAAAAGAGTAGTTTACAATTTTAAAGCACATTTCAATCCTGATAATTTAAATGATACTATGGATTTAGAAACTTTTGCTATAATTAAAGCACTAAATAAAAAATATAGATAA
- a CDS encoding cold shock domain-containing protein, producing the protein MLKGTVKWFNKDKGFGFISGEDGNDYFVHYSNINAKGFRSLEEGQAVTFEVTEGNKGPVASNVTVA; encoded by the coding sequence ATGCTAAAAGGAACTGTAAAATGGTTTAACAAAGACAAAGGATTCGGATTCATTTCTGGAGAAGATGGAAACGATTATTTCGTTCACTACTCTAACATCAATGCAAAAGGATTCAGATCTCTAGAAGAAGGACAAGCTGTTACTTTCGAAGTTACTGAAGGAAACAAAGGTCCAGTTGCTTCTAACGTAACTGTTGCATAG
- a CDS encoding sigma-70 family RNA polymerase sigma factor — MINIQTIHAAKNGDEDAMQQIFREFKQLILLKTKNYFFYGADKEDVLQEARIGLLKAINAYDESKKASFSTFAILCIKRQIITAIKNSNSGKNRILNLAMSNTNESDEDLDVTYENRSFAFYNPEEIYLGKEKMRYLNEYLKTHLSKMENEIFEYMLAEMTYTEIAEKTGRELKSVDNTIQRIKKKLKNFINEYDKD; from the coding sequence ATGATAAACATTCAAACTATTCATGCAGCAAAAAATGGTGATGAAGATGCTATGCAACAAATTTTTAGAGAATTTAAACAATTGATTCTACTAAAAACAAAAAATTATTTTTTCTATGGTGCTGATAAGGAGGATGTATTACAGGAGGCAAGAATAGGACTTTTAAAAGCTATCAATGCCTATGATGAATCAAAAAAAGCTTCTTTTTCTACTTTTGCTATTTTATGTATTAAACGTCAAATTATAACTGCTATAAAAAATTCAAATTCAGGAAAAAATAGGATTTTAAATTTAGCAATGTCTAATACAAATGAAAGTGATGAAGATCTTGATGTAACATATGAAAATCGTTCTTTTGCTTTTTATAATCCAGAAGAGATTTACTTAGGAAAAGAGAAGATGAGATATTTAAATGAATATTTAAAAACTCATCTAAGTAAAATGGAGAATGAAATTTTTGAATATATGCTTGCAGAGATGACTTATACAGAGATAGCAGAAAAAACTGGTAGAGAGCTTAAATCAGTGGATAATACTATACAGAGAATCAAGAAAAAATTAAAAAACTTTATAAATGAATATGATAAAGATTAA
- a CDS encoding ATP-binding cassette domain-containing protein → MIATSNLGMRFSGRKLFEDVNLKFTPGNCYGLIGANGAGKSTFVKILSGALEPTEGEIIFDKNKRMAVLKQDHFAHEEDEVLNVVLMGHKKLWDIIVEKNEIYSKSEFTDEDGIRAAELEGEFAELNGWEAETEAETLLMGLGVDIADHHKLMKELSEPIKVKVLLAQALFGQPDVLLLDEPTNGLDIKAITWLENFLMDLDNTTVIVVSHDRHFLNKVCTHITDIDYGKIKMYVGNYDFWYESNELMVKLLSAKNKKLEQKRQELQEFIARFSANASKSKQATSRKKLLDKLQLEDMQVSNRKYPFIEFKQEREAGNNLLKVENLSKTVDGVKLIDNLTFTINTGDKVVFLAKNDLVKTTLLSILSGEIEPDSGSYTWGITTSQAYMPKDNSKFFENKDLNLIDWLRPYSPDQHDSFVRGFLGRMLFSGEEALKSCTVLSGGEKVRCMLAKMMLTNANVLMFDNPNDHLDLESITSLNKALINFKGTLLFGAHDHEFIQTVANRIIEITPNGIVDKMMTYDEYLEDEAIQQRLEELYNEAK, encoded by the coding sequence ATGATCGCAACTAGTAATCTTGGTATGAGATTTTCTGGAAGAAAGCTTTTTGAAGATGTAAACTTAAAGTTTACTCCTGGAAACTGTTACGGACTTATTGGAGCTAATGGAGCTGGAAAATCTACATTTGTAAAAATTCTTTCTGGAGCTTTAGAACCTACAGAGGGAGAGATAATTTTTGATAAAAATAAAAGAATGGCAGTATTAAAACAAGACCACTTTGCTCATGAAGAGGATGAAGTTTTAAATGTTGTACTTATGGGACATAAAAAACTTTGGGATATCATTGTAGAAAAAAATGAAATCTATTCTAAAAGTGAATTTACTGATGAAGATGGAATAAGAGCTGCTGAACTTGAAGGAGAGTTTGCTGAACTTAATGGTTGGGAAGCTGAAACTGAAGCTGAAACTCTTTTAATGGGACTTGGAGTTGATATTGCTGACCACCACAAACTTATGAAAGAATTAAGTGAGCCTATAAAAGTTAAAGTTCTTCTTGCTCAAGCTTTATTTGGACAACCTGATGTTTTACTTCTAGACGAGCCTACAAACGGACTTGATATCAAAGCTATAACATGGCTAGAAAACTTCCTTATGGACTTAGACAATACTACTGTAATTGTTGTTTCACATGATAGACACTTCTTAAATAAAGTTTGTACTCATATTACAGATATTGACTATGGAAAAATCAAAATGTATGTTGGAAACTATGATTTCTGGTATGAATCAAATGAATTAATGGTAAAACTTCTATCAGCTAAGAATAAAAAACTTGAACAAAAAAGACAAGAGTTACAAGAGTTCATTGCTAGATTCAGTGCTAACGCTTCTAAATCTAAACAAGCAACTTCAAGAAAGAAACTTCTTGATAAACTTCAACTTGAAGATATGCAAGTTTCTAACAGAAAATATCCATTTATTGAATTTAAACAAGAGAGAGAAGCTGGAAATAACCTTCTTAAAGTAGAAAATCTTTCTAAAACAGTAGATGGAGTTAAATTAATTGACAATTTAACATTTACAATCAATACAGGTGATAAAGTAGTATTTTTAGCTAAAAATGACCTTGTAAAAACAACTCTTTTATCAATTTTATCTGGAGAGATTGAACCAGATTCAGGATCATATACTTGGGGAATTACAACTTCTCAAGCATATATGCCAAAAGATAATAGTAAATTCTTTGAAAATAAAGATCTAAATCTAATTGATTGGTTAAGACCATACTCTCCTGATCAACATGATTCTTTTGTAAGAGGTTTCTTAGGAAGAATGCTATTCTCTGGAGAGGAAGCTTTAAAAAGTTGTACAGTTCTTTCAGGGGGAGAAAAGGTAAGATGTATGCTTGCAAAAATGATGCTTACAAATGCCAATGTTCTTATGTTTGATAACCCTAATGACCACTTAGATCTTGAATCAATTACATCTTTAAACAAGGCTCTTATCAACTTTAAAGGAACTCTATTATTTGGTGCTCATGACCATGAGTTTATTCAAACAGTAGCAAATAGAATTATAGAGATCACTCCTAATGGAATAGTAGATAAGATGATGACTTATGATGAATATCTTGAAGATGAAGCTATTCAACAAAGATTAGAAGAATTATACAACGAAGCAAAATAA
- a CDS encoding NADH:flavin oxidoreductase: MATLFDKVNIKNLKLKNRIVLPPLVRFSMVGTDGFVTDKVVEWYRDVCAGGVGLVIVEASAVAEDGKLRDNQLGIWDDKFIEGLKRIADTCHEYSVPALIQLHHAGFKERIKDVPESLLDDILEKFKLAFVRAKKAGFDGIEIHGAHTYLISQLNSRIWNLREDKYGGTFEKRMFFSKKLIEDTRYLFDDNFILGYRMGGNEPELQDGIEIAKYLEKLGIDLLHVSSGTPNPDMKQKEKIDIPEDFPLDWVIYMGTEIKKRVNIPVIGVRKIKKEREASWLIENNLLDFVAVGRAMIARPNWAEIAEKEYKRRDANKEC; encoded by the coding sequence ATGGCAACATTATTTGATAAAGTAAATATAAAAAATTTAAAATTAAAGAATAGAATTGTACTTCCACCATTAGTAAGATTTTCTATGGTGGGGACAGATGGTTTTGTAACAGATAAAGTAGTTGAATGGTATAGAGATGTTTGTGCTGGGGGAGTGGGATTAGTTATTGTAGAAGCTTCAGCCGTAGCAGAAGATGGTAAATTGAGAGATAATCAATTAGGAATATGGGATGATAAATTTATAGAGGGGTTAAAAAGAATAGCCGATACTTGTCATGAATATAGTGTTCCAGCTCTAATTCAACTTCATCATGCAGGTTTTAAAGAGAGAATAAAAGATGTGCCAGAAAGTTTACTTGATGATATATTAGAAAAATTTAAATTAGCTTTTGTTAGAGCTAAAAAAGCAGGTTTTGATGGAATAGAGATTCATGGAGCACATACATATCTAATTTCTCAGCTTAATTCAAGAATTTGGAATCTGAGAGAGGATAAATATGGTGGAACTTTTGAAAAAAGAATGTTTTTCTCTAAAAAGTTAATTGAGGATACAAGATACCTTTTTGATGATAATTTTATTTTAGGTTATAGAATGGGTGGAAATGAGCCTGAACTTCAAGATGGAATAGAGATAGCAAAATATCTTGAAAAATTAGGAATAGATCTATTACATGTTTCAAGTGGAACTCCTAACCCTGATATGAAACAAAAGGAAAAAATAGATATACCTGAAGATTTCCCTTTAGATTGGGTAATATATATGGGAACAGAGATAAAAAAAAGGGTAAATATTCCTGTTATAGGTGTTAGAAAAATAAAAAAAGAGAGAGAAGCTAGTTGGTTGATAGAGAATAATCTTTTAGATTTTGTAGCAGTTGGAAGAGCTATGATAGCAAGACCAAACTGGGCAGAGATAGCAGAGAAGGAGTATAAAAGAAGAGATGCAAATAAAGAGTGTTGA
- the earP gene encoding elongation factor P maturation arginine rhamnosyltransferase EarP has product MQIKSVDIFCEIIDNFGDIGVVYRVAKELKKIYNNQVKIRVIFNRIDEFLKINPSAKNLEIQEIDGICYCPYEYIKKNMCTFSTANVIIEAFGCTIPEEYMNVAYNNSDLILNLEYLSAEDWVEDFHLQESILGKGKLRKFFFMPGFTEKTGGIITDSLYLDRITKVKNNLSEYRKKYLKNIDNYDNKLIGTIFTYEKNFAPLMRDLKKLDREVALLAMGEKTQESFKEFFKKNFVEKLGNIYKYGKIEIEFYDFLSQEEYEELINVVDFNFVRGEDSFIRAVLTGKPYLWHIYFQKEFIHMDKLQGFLDKYREQVQGKIVDDILSDQEKLFKDYNFRNENTLDEGKEEFFNFFNNLNEIERVNSLYKDFLILNCNLINKIKDFIEKF; this is encoded by the coding sequence ATGCAAATAAAGAGTGTTGATATCTTCTGTGAGATAATTGATAATTTTGGAGATATTGGAGTAGTTTATAGAGTTGCAAAAGAACTAAAAAAAATATATAATAATCAAGTAAAAATAAGGGTTATCTTTAATAGAATAGATGAGTTTTTAAAGATAAATCCCTCAGCAAAAAATTTAGAAATTCAAGAGATAGATGGTATTTGTTACTGTCCCTATGAATATATTAAAAAAAATATGTGTACATTTTCTACTGCAAATGTTATAATAGAAGCCTTTGGATGTACAATACCTGAAGAGTATATGAATGTGGCATATAACAATTCAGATTTGATATTAAATCTTGAATATCTTTCAGCTGAAGATTGGGTAGAGGACTTTCATTTGCAAGAATCTATACTTGGAAAAGGGAAGCTTAGAAAATTCTTCTTTATGCCTGGATTTACAGAAAAAACAGGTGGAATTATCACAGATTCTCTATATTTAGATAGAATTACTAAAGTAAAAAACAATTTATCTGAATACAGAAAAAAATATTTAAAAAATATTGATAACTATGATAATAAACTGATAGGAACAATATTTACATATGAAAAAAACTTTGCTCCTTTGATGAGAGATTTGAAGAAATTAGATAGAGAAGTAGCTCTATTGGCAATGGGAGAAAAGACACAAGAGAGCTTTAAAGAATTTTTTAAAAAAAATTTTGTAGAAAAGCTTGGAAATATTTATAAATATGGTAAAATAGAGATAGAGTTCTATGATTTTTTAAGCCAAGAAGAGTATGAGGAGCTTATAAATGTGGTAGATTTTAACTTTGTAAGAGGGGAAGACTCTTTTATAAGGGCAGTTCTTACAGGAAAACCATATTTGTGGCATATTTATTTTCAAAAAGAGTTCATTCATATGGACAAATTACAAGGATTTTTAGATAAATACAGGGAACAAGTTCAAGGAAAAATTGTTGACGATATATTGTCAGATCAAGAAAAGCTTTTTAAAGATTATAATTTTAGAAATGAAAATACTTTAGATGAGGGGAAAGAGGAGTTCTTTAATTTCTTCAATAACCTTAATGAAATAGAGAGAGTAAACTCTCTATATAAAGATTTTCTTATCTTAAACTGTAATCTTATAAATAAAATAAAAGATTTTATAGAGAAATTTTAG
- the efp gene encoding elongation factor P: MKIAQELRAGSTIKIGNDPFVVLKSEYNKSGRNAAVVKLKMKNLLNGNISDAVYKADEKMDDIRLDKVKTVYSYNDGSFYVFSNPETWDQIELKEEDLGDAINYLEEGMELDVVYYESTPVAVELPTFLERQIEYTEPGLRGDTTGKVMKPARINTGFEIQVPLFVEQGEWIKIDTRTNEYVERIKK, translated from the coding sequence ATGAAAATAGCTCAAGAACTAAGAGCAGGAAGCACAATTAAAATCGGAAACGATCCATTTGTAGTTTTAAAATCTGAGTACAACAAATCAGGAAGAAACGCTGCTGTGGTAAAATTAAAAATGAAAAACTTATTAAACGGAAACATCTCTGATGCTGTTTACAAAGCAGATGAAAAAATGGATGACATCAGACTTGATAAAGTTAAAACAGTTTACTCTTACAACGATGGAAGTTTCTATGTATTCTCTAACCCAGAAACTTGGGATCAAATCGAACTTAAAGAAGAAGATTTAGGAGATGCTATCAACTACTTAGAAGAAGGAATGGAACTAGACGTAGTTTACTACGAATCAACTCCAGTTGCAGTAGAATTACCTACTTTCCTTGAAAGACAAATCGAATACACTGAACCAGGACTAAGAGGAGATACTACTGGAAAAGTTATGAAACCAGCTAGAATCAACACAGGATTTGAAATTCAAGTTCCTCTATTCGTTGAGCAAGGTGAATGGATTAAAATCGATACAAGAACTAACGAATATGTAGAAAGAATTAAAAAATAG
- a CDS encoding GNAT family N-acetyltransferase: protein MKFYIKKFEELTALEVYEIGKVRQEVFVVEQNCPYLDFDNKDLKCYHIFAKDEEKDKIICYSRVIPKNLSYDTPSIGRVLVDKDYRHNGYARELLLQSIEVIKNSFPNENITIGAQYYLRDFYHSLGFEEISERYDEDGIPHVDMFLKLV, encoded by the coding sequence ATGAAATTTTATATAAAAAAATTTGAAGAGTTAACCGCTTTAGAAGTTTATGAGATTGGGAAAGTTAGGCAAGAGGTTTTTGTAGTAGAACAAAATTGTCCTTATCTTGATTTTGACAATAAAGATTTAAAATGTTACCATATTTTTGCTAAAGATGAGGAGAAAGATAAAATAATATGTTATTCAAGGGTTATACCTAAAAATCTTTCTTATGATACTCCATCTATTGGGCGTGTGTTAGTTGATAAAGATTATAGACATAATGGATATGCTAGAGAGTTACTTTTACAATCTATTGAAGTTATAAAAAATAGTTTTCCTAATGAAAATATTACAATAGGTGCTCAATACTATCTTAGAGATTTTTATCACTCTTTAGGATTTGAAGAGATTTCAGAGAGATATGATGAAGATGGAATACCTCATGTAGATATGTTTTTAAAACTTGTATAA
- a CDS encoding rubrerythrin family protein produces MELKGSKTEKNLMTAFAGESEARNKYTYYASKAKKDGYEQISKLFEVTANNEKEHAKLWFKILKGGEIPSTLENLLDAAEGENYEWTDMYAGFAKTAREEGFTEIARLFEGVAKIEKEHEERYRKLLANIKEEMVFQREEVVAWECLNCGHIHYGKKAPEVCPVCAHPKAYFMLQEKNY; encoded by the coding sequence ATGGAATTAAAAGGATCAAAAACTGAAAAAAATCTTATGACAGCATTTGCAGGTGAATCAGAGGCGAGAAATAAATATACTTATTATGCATCAAAAGCTAAAAAAGATGGTTATGAACAAATCTCCAAATTATTTGAAGTTACAGCTAACAATGAAAAGGAACATGCTAAACTTTGGTTTAAAATTTTAAAAGGTGGAGAAATTCCTTCAACATTAGAAAATCTTTTAGATGCAGCTGAAGGTGAAAACTACGAATGGACTGATATGTATGCAGGATTTGCTAAAACAGCAAGAGAAGAAGGATTCACTGAAATAGCAAGACTTTTTGAAGGAGTAGCTAAAATAGAAAAAGAGCATGAGGAAAGATATAGAAAATTATTAGCTAACATTAAAGAAGAAATGGTATTCCAAAGAGAAGAAGTAGTAGCTTGGGAATGTTTAAACTGTGGACACATTCACTATGGTAAAAAAGCTCCAGAAGTTTGTCCAGTATGTGCTCATCCAAAAGCTTATTTTATGTTACAAGAAAAAAATTATTAA
- a CDS encoding phosphoribosylaminoimidazolesuccinocarboxamide synthase, producing the protein MEKVYQGKTKDVYKLENGNFLLEFKDDCTGKDGVFDPGENTVGLKIEGIGKANLKMSVHFFEILNNRGLKTHYISADLDKGTMEVVPAKPFGKGLEVICRFKAVGSFYRRYNEYITEGADLPAYVETTFKNDALGDPLVTKDGLVDLGVMTAAQYESMKERTQEISTIVRDVLKEKGLDLYDIKFEFGIDNNDEVILIDEIASGNMRVYRDGVIVDPMELTKIFLGE; encoded by the coding sequence ATGGAAAAAGTTTATCAAGGAAAGACTAAAGATGTCTACAAGTTAGAAAATGGGAATTTTTTATTAGAGTTTAAAGATGACTGTACAGGGAAAGATGGAGTATTTGATCCAGGTGAAAATACAGTTGGTTTAAAAATTGAAGGAATTGGAAAAGCAAACTTAAAAATGTCAGTTCATTTCTTCGAAATTTTAAATAATAGAGGGTTAAAAACTCACTATATAAGTGCCGATCTTGATAAAGGAACTATGGAAGTAGTACCAGCTAAACCATTTGGAAAAGGATTAGAAGTAATTTGCCGTTTTAAAGCTGTTGGAAGTTTCTATCGTCGTTACAATGAATACATTACTGAAGGAGCAGATTTACCAGCATATGTAGAAACTACATTCAAAAACGATGCTTTAGGAGATCCATTAGTGACTAAAGATGGACTAGTTGATTTAGGAGTTATGACTGCTGCTCAATATGAATCTATGAAAGAAAGAACACAAGAAATTTCTACAATAGTTAGAGATGTATTAAAAGAAAAAGGATTAGATCTTTATGATATCAAATTTGAATTTGGTATTGATAACAATGATGAAGTTATCCTTATAGATGAAATTGCATCAGGAAACATGAGAGTTTACAGAGATGGTGTAATCGTAGATCCTATGGAATTAACTAAAATATTCTTAGGAGAATAA